Sequence from the Clostridium saccharobutylicum DSM 13864 genome:
ATGCTCCTTAAACAAGTTAAGTACATGCAAGAATTGAACAACATCTGCTGAAGAAATACCTACAGCGATATTATAAATGCAACGCTACGCAAAAGAATCTCCCTTATTTCTAGTATTGAATATACTACAAAGTTTAAATTTAGTTTATAGTTTTTTATCAATAGATGGATGTAATCAACTAATATTTAACATTTGACAAAACCTTATAAATTTATGTTTTTAGCGATTATTTATAGCTATGATGAATGTACTTTATCACATCCTCCTAAAAGCACTATCCTTATGATTACAATATCTGTATCCTTACAAAACTTTAATTTACATCTATACTAAAAATCATGAAGATTTAACATCTTATATTAGGCACATTCAAATGTCTACTACGCAAAATATTTCTGATTTCGGTTAGTCTCATATAATCCTGAATTTTACTTGGTTTATTTACATCTTAAAGTAACTTCTGTTACAATGTTATATATTAAATTTAATACTTTATCCATGTATAAGACTTAGATTTATAATTAAGATGTGTTTCCACACTAGAACTCAGAAATGTTTTTGTGCAGTAGGCATTTGAAAATGAGCTGTTAAAGGTTCTTAGTTGTAGGTTGTTCCACTTTAGCTTGTCACATTAAAAATGGGAGCAAGCTAAAGTGGACACAACCTGCGACTTAGAACCTTCAGCGACATTTTCATAGTCCTACGAAACAAAAACATTTCTGAGTTCGGTAAATTACTGCATAAGTCTAAAACTTAATTTTAAAGGAGTACATATGAAAAATTTAAAACATTATTTACTTGTTTCGTTTACGTTAATTTTTTTATCATCCATAATGTTTTTAATACATTACTTAATATTTGGACAATTAGAAAATACAGAATATTATTCTTTAATGGATCTTTGTTTTATTCCTATAAATATACTTGCAGTTACTATTGTTTTTGAAAAACTTGTAGAAAGACGTGCTAAAGTTGAACGATTAAGCAAATTAAATATGTTGGTTGGATTATTTTTTAGTGATATTGGTTTTACTTTATTAAAGTTAATAGCCTATGGAGATGAAAAAATTCAACATTTAGGTTTAGATTTTAATGATTTAAAGTCTTGTAAAAATAAATTAAAATCTTATAAACATGAAATTGATTTTGAAAAAATCGATTATGATGAGCTTAAAGAGCTTGTTATATGCGGTAGAGATATTTTATCAAGTCTCATAAGTAATGAAAATATTTTAGAGCATGAAACCTTTGCTGATTTACTTATGTCATTAATGCATTTAAGAGATGAAATATTATTTATGAATCAAAAGGAAGTATTGACACGAGATGATTGTGCTCATCTTAAAATTGATATTACTAGAGTATACGAAGCTTTAACACTACAATGGACAGATTATCTTGCACACTTAAAGCAATTTTACCCTTATCAATATAATAGTGCTATTAAATTTAATCCTTTTTCTCTTAGATAACTGAAAATAAATAACAAGTTCAAAACTGCCATGACTATTTTTCATAAGACAAGAAATTAAAGTACTATCATAGCAGAACTATTATCCTATTTTACAAATGAACAGAGAACCCAAATGTACGGTTTTATGGTGTTCTCTTACTCTATGGGTACTCAGTCAGCGTATGAAAGTCGAATTTCCTCTAATAGAAAATAGGCTGGCAGATGAACTTATTATTATTTTGTTATAGAATACATATTTTCATTTTTTTGCTTAAAGCTAAAATTTATTGTTTATAATCCGAAATTATTCTTATTAATTGATAATAATTTCGTAAGTATATTTTTAAAAGGTATTACTAAATAATTATATTTATCTCTTCACCACATTTTCTACATCTATTATCTTCAATCATAACTTCTGTATTATATCCGTTCCTTCTAATTAGTAATTCATTACACTTTGGACAATATGTGTTGTTATCTATTCCATCTACATTTCCTACGTACACATATTTTAAATATTTTTTAGCTTCTCTTTGTGCTTCAATTATACATTCTACTTTTGTTGCAGCATTATTCATTTTATATCTTGGAAAATATCTGCTTAAATGAAGTGGAATATTTTCATTAACACTAGCTATAAACTTAGCTATTTCACTTGCTTCTTCTATAGAATCATTCTCATCTCTAACAAGCAAAGTTGTTATTTCAACATGGCAGTGGTCATTACATCTTCTTATAGTTTCCAAAACAGGATCCAATTTCGCACCACAAATTTTATTATAATATTTATTTGTATATCCCTTTAAATCAATATTCATAGCATCAACATAAGGAAGCAGCTTCATAAGTGGTTCTTCATTTATATAACCATTAGTTACAATGACAACACTTGTATTCGGATTCACTTCTTTTATACTTTTTGCTACATCATAAATGTATTCATACCACATAAAAGGTTCATTATAAGTAAATGCAATTCCTGCATTATTCTCTACTTCATTAATAATATTAATTAATTTATTTGTGCTTATATATTGTGTTTGAGGTCTGTTTTGAGATATCTCATGATTCTGGCAAAATGTACAAGTCATATTACATCCAAATGTTCCGACTGATAAAATATTCTTTGATGGTTTAAAATGATATAATGGTTTCTTTTCAATGGGATCAACTCCACAAGATGCAATTTCTCCATAATTTATGGCAATGGGTATATCAGATTTCAACGTCCTAACTGAACATATTCCAAATTTACCTTCGCTCAACATACAATTATGTGGACATACTCTACATTTAATATTATCTTTAAATTTTTCATTAAATAATACTTTTGCATCCATAATTTTCACCTCTCCTTAATATGTAATATATGCCAAACCAGGTTAATCAATATTCATAACATAATATTTTATATTGCATATAATGTAGAAAAGATAAAATTGCATAGATTAATATCCTTAATATAAATGTTCACGGAAAAATGTATTTTTAGATTAATAATATAAGTTTAATTAAAAATGATTAAAGTGAATTTTTATTAGAACTTATAAATTTTAATCAAGTTTTGTTTTTATAAATTATTATCTTACTTAATTTATTTAAGGAGGTAAAAACTATGCAATTAATATATTTATTTATCATAGCAATTCTCAATAGTATAGATAACATTGGGGTAGGAGCTACTTATAGCATTGCTGGTATAAAAGTTAAATTGTCTAAAAACCTACTTATAGCTTTTCTTGCTTTTGCAGTTTCTTATTTAGCTTGTTTATGTGGACAATTTATATCCTATTATCTCAATGATAATGAGTGTTCAATTATTAGCATGTCGCTTCTAGTTTTAATGGGAATAAAAATGATATATTCATCATTTTCTAATGAAAAAAATGATAGTCATAATAATATAAAAGAACTAAAATATAAAGAATCAATTTCTGTTGGAATAGCTTTAGCACTTGATGATATAAGTAGTTCTATTAGTTCTGGATTAATAGGATATAGCCCATTTATAGTCTCTCTTCCTTACTTTGTAATTAGTTTAGCTATATTCTTTTCCGGCAACTACATGTTAAAATATATTAATAAACTAAATGTAGGAAATAAACCTAACATTATAGCTGGTATATTAATGATTGTAATAGGTATATCTCAATTTTTTGATTAATATTATTACCTAATATTTTTACAGTAATTTTTATTTTAAATTGGAATCTGTTTTTTATATATTATAAGAGGTGATGTGTCAATTTTAATAATTTATTTTAAAATAAAAATCACCTCTTTTATATATTATGATTATTCTTCCTTATATCTTATAACTTCAAATTTTTCTATTTTATATTCCTCATCAAAATCTATATCAGCCTTATCACAAGCTATTCTTAATTGATCTTCAATTGTATCTACTCCCTCAAGATCTGGTAATAGCAGTCCACGTCGCATACCACAAGATACAATTACTCCATATTTCTTAGGATCTAATTCATCCTTTTCGCATGGAACTGAATCCATTAGTACATCTACAGATATATCAATATCATCTAATTCTTCTTTCTTAACGCTTGGAAATCTTGGATCATGCATAGCTGCTTCTATTGAATTTCTTATTATTTCTTCTCCTACAAAATTAGTTGTAGGCATTATTGTTCCTATACATCCTCTAAGATGACCAAACTTCTTTAAAGATACAAACACTCCATGTTTTTGATTTAAAAGTTCACTAGATAAACTCGATATATCATTTATACTTCTACCATAAGTAAAATAATGATCTAAATTTTCTCTTGCAAGTTTTACATAAGGATTGTTATTATTTAATTTATCTTTGAACTTCTCCTCTTTGTTCTTTATTAATAAATCCAAATTACTTACATTGTTTTCTTCCCTTCTAAGTTTCATTACGCCATAACCTACACCAAAAGGCCCTTCATAAGATAAAAGTTCGCCCTTTATTTGTTTTCCTTCCATTGCTCCAAGTAATATATATATTGAGCTTAATCCACATTGTCCAGCTTCTTCAATCATAACTTTATCCATACTAAAAGCTTTAAGAATATCACCTTTTTGAAGGCTTTCTAAAAGTTCATTATCAAACTTTTCACCATATGGTGAATAAGAATATGGACCTTCCTCTTTAAGTTTATGAGATAAATCGCCACTAGCTATTACTACAGTTTTTCTATTTAATGATTCTGCTACTTTTTTTATTTCCATTCCAAACTTATATAAGTTTATATCTCCTATAGCTGAATAAGTAATATGAACAAGTTTGTAATCCTTATAGTATTTATTAACAAAGTACAGTGGAACAATAGCTCCATGGTCTAATCCATAAGTACAATTATATTTTTTTAAAAGTTTTGAATCCACAAGAACTGATTGTATTCCTTCTAGATGGCATGCTGTACCAAGCTTAATATTAAACTCTTTATCTATTTGAATATCCATCTTTATGTTAGAACATCTAAATTGACTTAAATCGCCTGAAATTCTTTCTTCATCTGATATAGCTATGGCATCTGAAAACATTGTAGCATGTGGAGTTATAAGTATTATCGTTTCTGGTTTGATATCTCCTATTTCTTTTCCTATACTATTACAGGCCAAACTTGTTTTTTCTATCTTTTTCTCTTCGCCCTTACCTACATCTGGAATAATTATTGGTGGATGTGGCATTAAATAATATCCCATTACATTTTCCATCATTTACACCTCCTAAATAAATTATTTTAAATTTTCAAATGCTTCATGTGATTTAACCTTTTCTAGATAATCTTTTTGTTCGACTATATTATGTTCAAAATTTTCTATTGCATGCTTAGTAAAATTCCCTATACTCATAATTTCACGATATTTATCTCCTTTATTTTGGTTACCCATAATAAAATCCTCCTTATTAAATTAATGTTCTTAATAACATGACAATCAATAAAAAGAAATGATGATATTTATTAATACTATATTAATGTTTAATATACTATTAATAGTTTGCCCTCTATTAATCAATTTATTAACAACATAGAAAATTAAACTTGAGTATATATTAATAGTAATATCTCATTATAATTGCTTAATACTTGTGTAACACTCTTTAGCTGTAGTCATAGAATGAAACTGAAGGGTTTCATAACCATAACAAAATGCAAGGAGATTTGTAATGAATGATAAAAATACTTCCTATTGTCCTTTTTGTATGCAAAACACTAGTTGCCCATTCTTAAATGAAGAGCTGCAGGAACCTGATAATTATAAAAATTTTGATAGTTTCGAAGATTATAACTTATTTTTTGAAGAAGATTACTTAAATTACACACGAGCTTCCGAAACGGATGTAAATAGAATACTTACAACACTTAATAATGAACAGCCTCAGCTTCATGATGATTTTCAAATTCTAATAGATAATTATTTTAGAACAGCAATTTCATTTGCATTAGATAACGCTGGAAGATATCCTGGAAATATAAATCAAGAAACAAATCGTTTATTTAATGATTTTAGGAGAAGATATGATATGATTTTCTCATCTCTTAGAGTTGCTGGTGTCCCTAATAATTTAATTAATAGTACCTTTAAATATATAATTGAATTTACTCTTAGAAATAATAATATTCCTCCATCTCCTCCTCCTTCACCTGGCGATAGATGGAGTCAATGGGAGGACCTTGGTGGAGTTTTAAAATATTCTCCTACCGTTTCTTCTTGGGCTTCAAATAGACTTGATACGTTTGTAACAGGAAGTGATAACGCCCTCTACCATAAATGGTGGGATGGTTCTCGTTGGAGCGATTATGAAAATCTCGGTGGAAATTTAACTTCCGCTCCTGCTGCTGTTTCCTGGGGACCTAATAGAATTGATGTTTTTGGTAGAGGTACTACTAATTCAATGTATCATAAGTGGTGGGATGGTTCTCGCTGGAGCGATTGGGAAGACCTTGGTGGAGTTTTAACTTCTGCTCCTGCTGCTTCTTCATGGAGTTCAAATAGAATTGATACATTTGTTCGAGGAACTGATAATGCTCTTTACCATAAATGGTGGGATGGTTCTCGTTGGAATGATTGGGAAAGCCTTGGGGGAAATTTAAAATCAGCTCCAGCTGCTGTTTCTTGGGGACCTAATAGAATTGATGTTTTTGCTCTTGGTCAAGGAAATCATTTATATCACAAATGGTGGGATAGCTCTCGTTGGAGCGATTGGGAAGACCTTGGTAATAGCCTCACTTCAGCACCTGCTGCATCGTCTAGAACATCTAACAGACTTGAAGTCTTTTCAAGAAATCAAAATAATCAATTAATCACAAAATCATGGAATGGATCTCGCTGGACCAACTGGCAGAACCTTGATGGAACAATTACTTCTGATCCATCTGCTGTTTCTTGGGGACCTAATAGAACCGATGTATTTGCTAGAGGTACAAACAACTCATTGTGGCATATCTGGAAACAATAAACTATTGCCTACGATAATTCGTAGGCACAAATCTTATCTTTTTTCTCTTTTCACTTTTTCATAATCTGTTTTTCCAAGCATCTCTCCTCTATAATGAAAATTTTGAATAGCACTGGTAAGATTGCTTAGAAGTACATCTCCACTATCACTCTTATCTTCTGATTTATAATCCATAATTCATATCTCCTTTTCTTAATATTTTAAAAATTATGTATTTATAAGTTAATACTTTCTTTTTATTATTTCTTAAAATATATTTGTTATTCTAACAAGCACTAAAAATAAAATATTAAATCCACATTTCATTTTTATTACAAAATATTTCATTTTGGTATATAATATTCAAATGAGAGTACAACCACTTATTAAGTATTTTATTTTAGTTGGTATTAATTATGATATTATCTTTAAAATATGCAAATACTACTATAAATAAATTCAAAATATAAAACAATTAAAATGAAAAGGGAGAATAAACATGAAATCAACTAACAAGCATACTGATGTTACCAAGTTTAGCGCAGCTGGACTTCTAGTAGCATTAGGAGTAGTTTATGGTGACATTGGAACTTCACCACTTTATGCAATGAAATCATTTATAAACGGTAATGGAGGCTTGGAGCATGTATCTGATGATTTTATCCTTGGATCATTATCTCTAGTCTTTTGGACAATCACACTTTTAACAACAGTAAAGTATGTTCTTATCACTTTAAAAGCTGATAATAACGGTGAAGGTGGAATCTTTTCACTTTTTACGTTAGTTCGTAATCGAGCAAAGTGGCTTATAATACCAGCAATGCTTGGTGGATCTGCATTACTTGCTGATGGAATGTTAACACCAGCTGTAAGTATAACATCAGCTGTTGAAGGTCTAGAATTAATTCCAAGTTTTAATATTCTTTTTGGAAATAATCAAAATATAATTATTACGATTGTAATAGCTATTTTATTTTTTCTATTTTTTATTCAACATTTTGGAACTGATTTAATTGGAAAAGTATTTGGTCCAATTATGCTTATTTGGTTTTGTACTTTAGCATTCTTTGGAATTATTAATCTTTCTCATGATTGGACATTATTACGTGCACTATCTCCATATTATGCAGTTAACACTCTTTTTAGCAGTGAAAATAAAGCAGGATTATTTATTCTTGGTAGTGCATTTTTATCATCAACAGGTGCCGAAGCTCTTTATTCAGATCTTGGCCATGTTGGAAAAAATAATATATATGGTTCTTGGCCTTTTGTTAAAATATGTTTAATATTAAATTATTTTGGGCAAGGTGCTTGGTTATTATCAGCAAAGAATAATCCAAGTTTCTTTGGAATAAAAGATTTAAATCCCTTCTTCCAAATGATTCCACCTGCTCTTTTAATTTTTGGTATTATAATTTCAACATTAGCAACAATTATTGCTTCTCAAGCTTTAATATCAGGATCTTTCACTCTTGTTTCTGAAGCAATTAAATTGAATTTGTTTCCTAGATTACATACTATGTATCCATCTAGCACTAAAGGACAACTGTATTTACCCGCAGTAAATAGAATATTAGCAATTGCTTGTATCGGTATTGTTCTTTATTTCCAAAGTTCACAACATATGGAAGCAGCTTATGGATTATCAATTACAGTTACAATGTTGATGACAACTATTTTGTTATTTAATTATTTATTAAAGAACAAAACTCCATTTCCTATTGCTTTATTGATGCTTATTTTCTTCGGTACTATTGAATTTTGCTTCTTTATAGCAAATATTGTTAAGTTTATGCATGGAGGATTTGTTGCTGTCTTAATTGCTTTGGCAATTTTATTTATTATGTATATTTGGATTAAAGGTCACTATATCAAAATGGGGTTATTGGAAAATGTGTCGATTAATGATTATAAGAATCAATTAAATCAATTACGTCTAGATACCGATCGTGATAAATATACAACAAACCTAGTATGTTTAACTAATTGTGAGGAACCTGACCAAATTGAAAGAAAAATAATGTACTCAATATTAGATAAAAGACCTAAGAGAGCAGATGTTTACTGGTTTGTTAATATTAAAGTTACTGATGAACCTTATGATGCAGAATATACAGTAGATACTTTGGATACATTATACATTGTAAAAGTTCAAATACGCCTAGGATTCAGAGTAGAACAAAAACTAAATGTTTTCTTACGTCAGATTTCAACTGAATTGGTTGAAAATGGTGAAATAAAAAATCAATCTAGAAGTTATACAATTCTCCCTGATAGAAAAGTTGGTGATTTCCGTTTCATTTTAATTCAGGAGCAACTTTCCTATGAAACAACTTTAAATTCTTGGGATGAATTTATACTTAGATCTAAATTATTTATAAAAAGATTTACTGTTTCTCCTGCAAAATGGTTTGGACTTGAGACTAGTGATGTTGATATTGAAAATGTCCCATTATTTTTAAATTATCAATGCCATACAACTTTAAAAAGAACTGAAAAATAATTTATTTGAATTAACAACAATTATAGATAAATGACTTACACTTGTATGATAACTAACCGAAAGAAGCTGTATTCTTTTTCTCGGTTGCTATATAATTAGGCTATAGATTTCTACCAGCAGAAGTTGTGCTATTCCTGCGTGCTCCTCAAACAAGTTGATGACAAGCAAGAATGGAACAACTTCTGCTGAAGAAATACTTACAGCCCAATTATAAATGCAACACTCCGAAAAAAATACAGCTTCTTTCTGGTTGGGATACATTACAAAACATAAATCTAATTAATTGTTTGTTTATGTATAAGAGAATGTGATTTTAAAAAACTTCACAGCTACCAAATCGTTATAAATCAATATATTAAGTAGTTGTTTCTTGTATAAAATAGATTTTTTCACATCCTCGTATAGATCTTCAGATCAAGACTTAGACTTATGCAATAGCTGACCTAAATAGAAATCATAACTAAATTTAAGTAAATAGATACAGCAGAAATAAGTAACATGTTGTGTGCAGTGTTTCATTAGGAATTTAGCTGGTTGTGATTCTTGAACAAAAGTTGTTCTAAAAAGCTTGTTAAAAACTCGTTTTTGAGGCAAGCTTTTTGGGCACAACTTCTGTTCTTAGAATCTCCCATCTAAATTCCTTAGAAACCGAAACACAACATGTTACTTATTTCGGTTAACCATTAATTTACATTAGAAATAATAAAGCTATATTCTA
This genomic interval carries:
- a CDS encoding DUF346 domain-containing protein, yielding MQNTSCPFLNEELQEPDNYKNFDSFEDYNLFFEEDYLNYTRASETDVNRILTTLNNEQPQLHDDFQILIDNYFRTAISFALDNAGRYPGNINQETNRLFNDFRRRYDMIFSSLRVAGVPNNLINSTFKYIIEFTLRNNNIPPSPPPSPGDRWSQWEDLGGVLKYSPTVSSWASNRLDTFVTGSDNALYHKWWDGSRWSDYENLGGNLTSAPAAVSWGPNRIDVFGRGTTNSMYHKWWDGSRWSDWEDLGGVLTSAPAASSWSSNRIDTFVRGTDNALYHKWWDGSRWNDWESLGGNLKSAPAAVSWGPNRIDVFALGQGNHLYHKWWDSSRWSDWEDLGNSLTSAPAASSRTSNRLEVFSRNQNNQLITKSWNGSRWTNWQNLDGTITSDPSAVSWGPNRTDVFARGTNNSLWHIWKQ
- a CDS encoding KUP/HAK/KT family potassium transporter, with the protein product MKSTNKHTDVTKFSAAGLLVALGVVYGDIGTSPLYAMKSFINGNGGLEHVSDDFILGSLSLVFWTITLLTTVKYVLITLKADNNGEGGIFSLFTLVRNRAKWLIIPAMLGGSALLADGMLTPAVSITSAVEGLELIPSFNILFGNNQNIIITIVIAILFFLFFIQHFGTDLIGKVFGPIMLIWFCTLAFFGIINLSHDWTLLRALSPYYAVNTLFSSENKAGLFILGSAFLSSTGAEALYSDLGHVGKNNIYGSWPFVKICLILNYFGQGAWLLSAKNNPSFFGIKDLNPFFQMIPPALLIFGIIISTLATIIASQALISGSFTLVSEAIKLNLFPRLHTMYPSSTKGQLYLPAVNRILAIACIGIVLYFQSSQHMEAAYGLSITVTMLMTTILLFNYLLKNKTPFPIALLMLIFFGTIEFCFFIANIVKFMHGGFVAVLIALAILFIMYIWIKGHYIKMGLLENVSINDYKNQLNQLRLDTDRDKYTTNLVCLTNCEEPDQIERKIMYSILDKRPKRADVYWFVNIKVTDEPYDAEYTVDTLDTLYIVKVQIRLGFRVEQKLNVFLRQISTELVENGEIKNQSRSYTILPDRKVGDFRFILIQEQLSYETTLNSWDEFILRSKLFIKRFTVSPAKWFGLETSDVDIENVPLFLNYQCHTTLKRTEK
- a CDS encoding manganese efflux pump — protein: MQLIYLFIIAILNSIDNIGVGATYSIAGIKVKLSKNLLIAFLAFAVSYLACLCGQFISYYLNDNECSIISMSLLVLMGIKMIYSSFSNEKNDSHNNIKELKYKESISVGIALALDDISSSISSGLIGYSPFIVSLPYFVISLAIFFSGNYMLKYINKLNVGNKPNIIAGILMIVIGISQFFD
- the amrA gene encoding AmmeMemoRadiSam system protein A — encoded protein: MENVMGYYLMPHPPIIIPDVGKGEEKKIEKTSLACNSIGKEIGDIKPETIILITPHATMFSDAIAISDEERISGDLSQFRCSNIKMDIQIDKEFNIKLGTACHLEGIQSVLVDSKLLKKYNCTYGLDHGAIVPLYFVNKYYKDYKLVHITYSAIGDINLYKFGMEIKKVAESLNRKTVVIASGDLSHKLKEEGPYSYSPYGEKFDNELLESLQKGDILKAFSMDKVMIEEAGQCGLSSIYILLGAMEGKQIKGELLSYEGPFGVGYGVMKLRREENNVSNLDLLIKNKEEKFKDKLNNNNPYVKLARENLDHYFTYGRSINDISSLSSELLNQKHGVFVSLKKFGHLRGCIGTIMPTTNFVGEEIIRNSIEAAMHDPRFPSVKKEELDDIDISVDVLMDSVPCEKDELDPKKYGVIVSCGMRRGLLLPDLEGVDTIEDQLRIACDKADIDFDEEYKIEKFEVIRYKEE
- the amrS gene encoding AmmeMemoRadiSam system radical SAM enzyme, with product MDAKVLFNEKFKDNIKCRVCPHNCMLSEGKFGICSVRTLKSDIPIAINYGEIASCGVDPIEKKPLYHFKPSKNILSVGTFGCNMTCTFCQNHEISQNRPQTQYISTNKLINIINEVENNAGIAFTYNEPFMWYEYIYDVAKSIKEVNPNTSVVIVTNGYINEEPLMKLLPYVDAMNIDLKGYTNKYYNKICGAKLDPVLETIRRCNDHCHVEITTLLVRDENDSIEEASEIAKFIASVNENIPLHLSRYFPRYKMNNAATKVECIIEAQREAKKYLKYVYVGNVDGIDNNTYCPKCNELLIRRNGYNTEVMIEDNRCRKCGEEINIII